The genome window AAGGAATTTTATTAGTTATGTAGATGTTGAACTAAAAAAGACTGCTCCTTGGAGCCAGAGCCGCCCGTTTGATTCCGTGGCAATCTTGGGAGTATTTAGTATTAACCCATCCGAGTTAGAACTAGCCCGCAAACAGACACACTTTCATACCTACTACGACCACAAGAGAAAGTTAAAGATTGGTGTATCTTGTCAGTATGAGGGCGCACCGCTATCTGTAGGATTTAGCAGTAAGTATTACAGAGCGTGAAGTGAGTTTCAAGGTTGGGGGTTGGTGCTGTCTAACAATTGCGGTGCAACGGATTGAAGGAAGCCGCTTGTGCTGAGTTAAAGGGGATCGGCAACCGCTGACCGCAACCGTTGGGCAGGAACAGTTCGGGGTTAAACAGCGTCTCTGAAGAAGAGAGTGTCCTTACCGATCAATACACTCTAAGGAATGCTGTGATTATGCGACGACCAACTCAACGCCTTTCTATTATTAGTTTTGGGTTTCTTCTAATTTTTTCTGCTGCGAGTGCAGTATTTGTTCATTACGTTTCTCCTCTTAGAGATGCTAATTTTCAACCTAATAGCGCCAATGCTGGTTCATTGATACCTTGGTTACGGGAAGTACATGAAGACACTTGGTTGCATGGTGCTTCGGTGTTGGCAGGATTGCTTGCTATGAATCTGGTGCTTATTTTTCGGCAGTGGAGCCAAGCAGAAACTCCCCATTCTGCTTCCCGATCACAGAATGTACTGAGCAAGATTGCAGGCTTCTTATTTTTTGCGAGATGGATTGCTATCGGAAGCACCCTATTTAGCGCACTGTGGCTAGTGGTTGTTCAGCACTATGGCTCTCGCTCCTACGCTCCGAGCAGTTTAGAAACGCTTACAATAGCGGCTCTACTAGCAATCAATTTCACATTTATTTTCTGGCTGCGGAGCCAATTGGAAAGCCCCGGCAGACAAACCTCCTGGTATCAGGGAGTATCAAGAAAAATTGCACAAGTTCTCCTGTTAGCTTATTGGATTGGAATTGGAGCCACCTTATTTAGGGGGGTTCAGTTGTTATTTATTGGTCATTTGCTTGTGGAGTGGTTAGTAGATTAAAAACTCTCACCTACAATTGTCTAACAATTCGCTTGGAGCGGACTGACGAAAGATCTTGGTACATGGCGACGGTCGTTTGCAGCCGCTCAAGCAAACCGTTAGACTATAGATTGCGAGATTTGAGGATGAATGTTTTCGCTTGAGTTGCATATACATTAAGCGACTAACACTTAAAGAGTAATCAGAGATAATAGCCTATGATTTTTATGGCACAAATTGCTGTTTAAGGAGACAGAACTTGTGGAAGTAACGACAGCAAAAATTTTAGTTGATCTCTAATTTTATTTGCCTTTGTTGTGAAAGTATGAAAGTAGGTCAGGCTACTGCTGCAATGCCCCAAGAGAATCTACGGAACTTTGATACGAGTTCTCATTTTGCTCCCGAGTAGGGCTTGCCAAACGTCGAGCTTTGCCCTATTGTTTCTGTTCAGTCCAGTCTTGAAGCGCCGCCGAGGGCTGTTAGCACCAACCCCTGGCGACTGACCTCTAGGTTGGTTTACGCCAGCCCAAAGGCTACGACGGAGTTTAGCACTCCGTTGCGGTTAACCCCATGCAAAGCGGGTCAGGTGGGGGCCTAAGAGAGGGAGCGAAGGGGCAATCTTCACAGGTTGCCCCTCAAAACCTATTGAGGATTTTCCGCCATGACTCAATCGTCTACCCCCGTATTTAGCGACAGCGATCTGAACATTTTAAAGGTACTAATGCAACGCTATAGCCTCTCAGTCGTTGTCGCAGCCCTGAATCGAATCTGCTTCGGGCAAGCAGAACAAGCAGTGGCTCAACAACGGAACCGAGAGACCATTCGCGCGTGGCGCGAGGATGTCAGCATCTTGAACAAAACCGTAGTTCAACTTAATCATTAGGCCAGTTAAACCTATCCAGCTTGAGGGGAGCAAGAGCCTGGCTCCCCCTGATTTATTGAGTTTGACTGAGAGAGATTGAGGCATTGAGGGCTAGAGCTTCTGCGCCTTGACCAACTGGCTCGAAGTTTAGTAAAGAAAAATAAAAATATCTGATTAGCAACTTGCATTGGCTTGGCTGCAAACGGCCTTGCTTCGAATGTGCAAGGCAAAGTATCACGATAATTTAATACTTCCAGCAGCTTTTGGGGCACGACCAGAGGGTACTGAAAAAACAGTGGAATTCCTTGGAGGCTCCCCTGGAGCTTGTTAGCTAGTTGACTGGCAATTCTACCTTCGGGGGGTTGGTTATGAGGCTTACAACAGCTTGCCTAGTGACAGTAGCCATGTGGTTCTTGCTACTTCGCAGCCGGTAGCCCTACCGGGTTTTGCAACAGTTCCCTTTTCGACGCTGGAATGACCTACAAAGATATACCCCAACGACTGCTAGCTTACGGTGTTGCAGTCTTGGCTGTGGCAGTTGCCCTGCTGTTCATGCTGCTGCTAGATCCTTGGTTCAGCATGACCAGAACGCCGTTTCTGCTCTTCTTCGGCGCAGTCATGGTCAGTGCTTGGCATGGAGGGGTAGGGCCAGGTTTATTAGCCACTGCTTTGTCTGCGTTAGCCAGCAATTACTTTCTGCTGGCTTCAGGCTGGATGCCAGATGCCCACAACAGCGTGCATCTCATGCTATTTGGGGCACAAGGGGGACTGATCAGCTTTCTGTGTGAAGCGCTGCTCGCCTCAAACCGGCGGTCAAAGCAGAGCTTGCGCCGGTTGCGAGAGAGCGAGGGAAGATTCAATCGCTTGGTGGAGGCAAATATCGTTGGTGTGATTACAGCTGACACCTTGGGTGCCATCACCGAAGCCAACGACGCCTTCTTGCAGATGTTGGGCTACAGCCGCGAGGATCTATTAGCAGGACGCTTGCGTTGGGATAACATCACCCCACCCGAGCAACACCAGCAGGATCAGCAACTCAAAGCAGAGCTTTTGGCTTCTGGCTCTTCGCAGGTGGTTGAGAAAGAATACATCCACAAAGCAGGACATCGCGTTCCTGTGCTCCTAGGGGGTGCCCTGTTAGAAGATGGCCATCAACAAAACGCCATTTGCTTTGTTCTCGACCTAACCGAACGCAAGCGGCTGCAAGCAGAGCATGAGCAATTGCTACTGCGAGAGCAGAGCGCTCGGACCGAAGTAGAGGTGGCCCAACAGCAAGTCAGCAAGATCTTGGAAAGCATGACTGACGCCTTCATTGCCCTAGATCTCGACTGGCGAGTCACCTATGCCAACCGGGAGGCGGCTCGAATCAACAACAAACCGGCAGCGGACTTAATTGGACTAAACCAGTGGGAAGAGTGGCCCGCAACCCAGGCGTCACGCTTTGAAGAGGAGTATCGCCGAGCCTTAACCGAAGGCGTCAGTGTCCACTTCGAGGCGTTCTACGAACCCATGAACCTCTGGCTAGAGGTTCATGCCTATCCCTTTGAGAGCGGCCTCGGTATTTTCTTCCGCGATGTTAGTGAGCGCAAGCGCACCGAAGAGTTTTTGCGCGAAAGCGAGGAACGGAAGCGTCTGGCTCTTGCTGCTTCGCACATGGGGGAATGGGAATGGGATGCGGCGACCGACCAGCTCTGGTTCTCGGAGCGGGTGAATGCCATTTTCGATCTGTCACCGAATGAACCACTGACCTTTACCCGCTTTCTGGAGGTGGTGCACGAAGACGACCGCGAACGGGTACGTAGCGAAGTGGAGCGGGTGATCGCTGAAGACTTAGACTACGACGTTCAATACCGAACTGTTTGGCGTGATGGCAGCATTCACTGGGTAGCAGTGAAGGGACGGGCTTTCTACAATCAGCATCAGCAACCTATCTGCATGCTGGGCATCGCGCAGGACATCACCGAGCGCAAGTGGGTAGAAGCCAGCTACGCTCAGCTATTGGAGCGCGAGCAGGCGGCTCGGACGGAGGCTGAAGAAGCGAGAGAGCAAGTCTCCAATATTTTAGAAAGCATCACGGATGGCTTCATAGCCTTCGACCGCGACTGGCGCTTTACTTATCTGAACCATGAAGGTGCTAGAACCCTGAACCATTCGCCCGAAGAGTTGCTAGGCAAGAATCTCTGGCACGAGTTGCCAGAGCTAGCCAATACCAGCTTTGGCCAGCTGTACCAACGGGCTGTGGCCGAAGGCATACCGCTTGAACTGGAGGACTATTACCCACCCTTTGACGCCTGGTTTTCGGTTCGGGCTTACCCTTCGCAGTCTGGCCTAGCCCTCTACTTCCGCAACATCAACGAGCGCAAGCAAGTCCAGGAAGCGCTGCGCATCAGCTGGGAACGCCTCGACCTAGTGTTGCAGTCTTCTGCGCTGGGGCTGTGGTACTGCGATTTACCCTTCGACAAGCTGGTGTGGAATGACAAATGCAAGGCACACTTTGGCCTGAGTCCAGACGCCGAAGTCGATATCGATCTGTTCTATGAGCTCTTGCATCCCGAGGATCGCGAACCCACCAGGCAGGCAATTGAGCAATCGATTGAGCAGCACCAGGGTTATGACATCGACTATCGCACCGTTGCCCCCGATGGGCAGATGCGTTGGATTCGTGCTATTGGACGTACTTTCTACAATGCAGCAGGCAAGCCGATTCGCTTCGATGGCATCACCATCGACACGACCGAGCGCAAACAGAGCGAGGAGGCACTGCGCGAGAGCGAACAACATCTGAGACTGGCTCTCCAGACCGGCAGACTGGGATCGTGGCAGGTCGATTTTCCCTCAGGGAAGCTGACTGTCTCGGAGCAGTGCAAGGCAAATTTTGGCTTGCCTGCGGATGCTGAGATCTTGAACAACAGCCTGTTTTACGCGCTTCATCCAGAGGATCGGCCCCGCCTCCAAGCGGCGGTTCAGCAAGCGGTGAGACAGCAGACCGATTATGAGGGCGAGTATCGCAACCTCTGGCCCGATGGCAGTACCCACTGGATTCTGGTGCGAGGGCGGAGTTTGTACAACGCCAACGGGGTGCCTATGCGCATGCTAGGCGTGACCATGGACATCACCGCCCGTAAGCAGGCCGAACAAGAACGGGCACAACTGCTGGAGCGCGAGCAAGCAGCCCGAGCCGAAGCCGAGAAAGCCAACCGCGTCAAGGACGAGTTTCTGGCTACGCTTTCCCACGAACTGCGCACCCCGCTCAACGGCATTTTGGGCTGGTCACAGATGTTACGTCGAGGCACGTTGAATACCGCCACAACCGAGCGGGCATTGGAAACTATCGAGCGCAACGCCAGAGCCCAGGTGCAGCTGATTGATGACCTCTTGGATATCTCGCGCATCATTCGAGGCCAATTGCGCTTGGAGATGCAGCCTTGTGAACTGGTGCCTTTGATCAGCACCTCAATTGATGCCCTGCGTCCTGGTGCAGAGGCTAAAGGCATCCAGGTAGAGAGTCTGCTAGACCCGACCGTGGGTACTGTTGCCGGTGATGCCAACCGTCTGCAACAGGTGCTCTGGAATCTGCTGTCTAACGCGCTCAAGTTCACACCGGGCGGAGGACGGGTGCAAGTGACCCTAGTCCGTGTCGGCAGTCAAGCTGAGATCAGGGTCAGCGACACCGGCAAAGGGATCAATCCTGAGTTTCTGCCCTACGTTTTTGAGCGATTCCGGCAAGCTGACAGCTCCATTACCAGGGCACATGGCGGTCTAGGCTTGGGGCTCGCCATTGTGCGTCACCTCGTAGAGCTACATGGTGGCTCGGTGGCCGTTGAGAGTCCAGGCGAGGGACAGGGAGCGACCTTCAGTGTCAGGCTGCCTCTGCTGCTGGCGAAAGCTGCTATTGAGGTGCCAAGAGACGAAACCCCGCTCAGTTCTCGGCCCGTCAATAACAATTCCCCAGATCTAGAAGACCTAAAAATTCTGGTCGTGGACGACGAAGCCGACGCACGGGAACTGCTGATCGCGGTTTTACAGGCAGCCGGGGCTCAAGTCAAAGCGGTTAGCTCTGCCAGTGAAGCCCTAAGCGTTCTACCCAAGTTTCAACCCCATGTCTTGGTCAGCGATATTGGTATGCCAGATGAGGACGGCTACAGGCTCATCCAGCGCCTGAGAAGCCTGAGCGCAGAGCAAGGGGGCAAAATACCTGCGGTAGCCCTCACTGCCTATGCCAGAGAGCAAGACCGTAGACAGGCTCTGTCAGCCGGTTTTCAAACCCACTTGTCCAAGCCTATTGATCCAGCAGATCTAGTGGTGGTGGTTGCCAGTCTGGCTGGACGCAGGCGAATCGGTGAGCCTAGCAATTAGAGCCTAGCAACTAGTTCAACAACTCCAATTTGGCCTTCGATTTCTGCGCTACCAGCCCCATTTCTAGGCCACCAGACCGCTAGCTGAACTTCTTACGAGCCTGGTCATAGACTTCAATTGTGATCTGGGTTTGGCCTTGCTCGCGTGCCAGTTGCTCAATCTTGCGGCGAGCCGCTGGTCGTACAAAAAAAGGAATCTCCTTGAGTTTGGCTTCGGCTTCAGGAGTCCAAACTACGGCGTCTTGGGAATCACTCATTAGGGCTGCATAGTTCACGATCCGACTGCTGATCATAGCGGTTCCCAAGCGTTGCAAAAGTCGCAAAAGCAGGCTCTGCTTGCGCCCATCTGCTTCCTTGCTGGCCCTGATCTGGCCTCTAGCAGGTCAGTAGGAGCAGTAGAAGTAGATATCACACAAGCCCCACCCCCTGAAGGAGGCACGGTGGGCTCCCGTTAATTGACCCATTGATTAACCCGTTAATTAGATTGCTCGGTGCTGGCTGAACGCAGGTGCTGGATGCCATTGAGCGCGAATTTAACTAAAAAGCGTCGCTCCACCTGGTCAGCATTCTGCCAGCCTCGATACATCTCCTGCATACGGTCGTTGCTGCAGCGAAGCGTGATCTGCTCGGCCCAAGCTAAGAGATTATTCTCAGCATTAATCAAGAGATCTTCCTGCACTGGATCGCCCCAGCGCTGCTGCCATTCGCGCAGAGCTTGCAGATATGCTTGCTGTTCGAGCGAATAGTTCATGTCCTTGGCTCCAGGCTCAGCCGATAGATGCTGCACTCTAGGGTTGGCTGGTTAGATCCTAGTGCCCATTCGCTGGTTGGGAACGCTACCAAACGGCTTTAATGCAGGCTTAAAGCAACATGACAGCGATGACACAGCGGCGACACTGAGATAATACTGCGGGGCAATCGGGACCAAGAGGCCTTATACCATGCCGCTTGCAGAACCAAGTCGAGACTTATTCTGAGCAGGAGAATTGCTCCCGTAAGCGCTCTAAACCCGCCCGCAGTTGCTCCAGCTCTTCTAAACTGAGACGACCAAAGCGCTCTTTGAGATAGGCAACGTGCAGAGGAAAGACTTCTGCAAATACTCGTTCTCCCTCTGCGGTGAGCACAATCCGGAAGCAGCGACGGTTATCAGCAGGAACTTCGCGGCGGACCAGCCCCTTCTCTTCTAAGCGGTCGACAATGCCGGTCAGCGTCCCCTTAGTCACCAAGGTTCTCTCAGCCAGCTTGTTCATGGTCATACCCTCTGTATTGCCTAGGGTAGCAACCACGTCGAACTGGGGTGAGGTCAGCCCTAACTGACGGACGTGAGCAACAGTGCAATTAGCGAAAGCCTGATAGGTTCGGACCAACTCCCGCATAGTCGGGATGAACGGTTCTTCAGCTGCGGCTTGAGCTGCACTTTGGTCAATAATCTCTGAATCTTGTATGGTGTCTTCTACAGTTTTCATGACGGGTTCTCTAGGATTAGGACTCATACTTCATCATATTGATGCTTGGTAGAACTGATTCTGGAGATACAGTCTTAGTTCAAACCGAGCCTAAGTACGACCTCACACTATCTCAGCGGCTTGAAGGATACAGCTAGCTATAACCCACGAACCCCTGGCCTAAGCGGTGAATATCGAACTTCCCTTATGTTAGCATAAATACTGTTCGCGTCAAAACTGTCTGACTTTCTGATACCTAAGATGCTGCTGCCCCTCAGTAAAGCAGCCTAGACTTTGGGCAGGGCAGCCAGATGTGTCCTAACAGGCTATTAGTACGTTCCCCAGTACGTGATTGACTGGCTCATGCAATTCAGTCCCCTCATTCAAAGATACGAGGCAGACCTAGCTCGGCGCCAATTGCGCGGTGATCGCATCGGTCAGGCAATGGTCCTGTATCTGCTTGGGCAAGCCTATGCTGAGCAGCAGGCTTGGGACGAGGCAATCGAGTGCTACCGAACTAGCCAGCTCCTCTGTCAGAATTTGGGCGATCGTCAGGGAGAAGGGCTGGCCTTGCATAGCCTGGGAGTGGCTTATGCCAAGCAGGGTTGTTGGTCAGAGGCCGGTCAGAGCTTTGAAGATAGCCTAGCGATTCAGCGAGAATTAAAGGACCCTGACAGTGAATGGCTGAATCTGGTGAATCTGGGCAAAGTCTACCTACAGCAGGGTCTGCCCGCCAAGGCCATAAGCTGCTGGCAAGCGGCTCTCCTGCTTCTACCCCCGGATACCCTGGAGCATCAACAGGTCAGTCATTGGATTGCAGCGGTAGATAGCGGCAACAAATCCTAAATTTAGAGCCACGGGACAGATGGCTTTGGCCCAAGGCTGTGGCACTGGTAGAGATAGCGCGATAATTCCTGCCGCGGCCTGCCCCTATGCAAAACTCAGTCAGCCTCAAATTCAAAATACTGTCAACCCTAACCGTTGCCATCGGTGCCGGCATCACGGGCTGGAGCCTAACCAAAACTCTACGTCCTTCTGATCTTCAAGCGGCGCTCCAGGGCGAGCGGCCTGCCTTGGAAGCGGTGCTGGCCAATGGTGTGATTGGCACCACTTCGTTACTAGGGGGAACTGTTTTGACAGCGCTGGCCTTGGGCAGTCTACACGGTCTTACTCATCCACCAGAGTTGTATAAGCCTGAAGCCACCGTGCAGCCATTCGATTTGGGCATTACTGATCTCGAATGGGCTCAACTAGCGGGGACTAGTCAGGAAGCCTCTGATTTCTTCCTTTGCTTGCGCAGAAGAGGAATCCGTCCCGATCTAGCCTTGAGCTGGGCTTTGTCAGTCGCGACTGGAGAGGCTAGTCAAGACTAATTCAGAGGCTCATGCTCAGACCCATTCCCAGACTAATTGCGATCTCCAACCTTCACTGCTTCTGAATTAGCCACAAGTCTGGTTCCATAGATTAGCTGGACGTGCAGAATTTGAGGGGCCTACCATGAACCGAAGGTTGGGGTTGGTAATTGCGATTGCGCTGATGAGTGGCGGTTGCAGTACGGTCTGGGCCTCCCGCGCTCGGCCAACAGCAATCGAGGCGAGGATTTCTGCGCCAGCTGCTCCAGCCGCAAATCAGGTGCCACCTGAGGTCAGGCGGTTGCGAGCCAAGATTATTATTCCTGCTACTGACCCGCAAGCCCGTCTAAAAGCGATGGTCCCAGGTGTTCGCTCCGGTCGGGTTGATCCCTTCGCACCGATTCCCGGTCAGCCAATCCCTAGGCAGCAACCGGTCCAAGCCGTGGAAGCCACCCAAGTAGCAGCCGGTACAATCAGTAGCCTGCCACCGATTCCACCGCCCCCGCCACTGCTACCTGCGGCTCCATCGTCCCCAGCGCCGCTAGGTGCCCCAAGGGTGGGCGCGGTGGCAATTCCCAGAACAGCTGTGCCTGTTCCTCCCCCTATCCAGTCGCCGCTTCAGCCGCCGGTTCAAGCGCCAAGCCGTCTGTCTTCAGGCATCCTAGTGACGGGGATTATGCAATTGGCCTCCAATGAACTGTCCGCCCTGATCAAGGCCCCTCAGGAGGCAATGACTCAGGTGAAGCTAGGCGACCGGCTGTACGGTGGCAAAGTAACAGTCAAAGGCTTTGATCTCAGTGGTCCCGTGCCTATTGTGACCTTTGAGGAGGCGGGGGTTGTCGTGCGTCGTGGCGTCGGGCAACAAGCAGAGGGAGCTGCGCCAGCAACCGTGGCAGATCGCTAAGTAGATCTCCTTAAAATTGACTCTCAGTAATTGACTCTCAATAGGGTCGAAGCGTTCGGACGGTAGCTCTCAGCCTGTTGAGTTCTTGCCCAAAGGCTTCGACCCTGCTTCTGTTTTTTACGGCAATAATTAAGCAGATCGCCTGCTTTTCTTGCGCTCTTCTTACCAAACTCAAAGTCTAAAGAACGT of Leptolyngbya sp. FACHB-261 contains these proteins:
- a CDS encoding MarR family winged helix-turn-helix transcriptional regulator, encoding MKTVEDTIQDSEIIDQSAAQAAAEEPFIPTMRELVRTYQAFANCTVAHVRQLGLTSPQFDVVATLGNTEGMTMNKLAERTLVTKGTLTGIVDRLEEKGLVRREVPADNRRCFRIVLTAEGERVFAEVFPLHVAYLKERFGRLSLEELEQLRAGLERLREQFSCSE
- a CDS encoding PCP reductase family protein, with protein sequence MSDSQDAVVWTPEAEAKLKEIPFFVRPAARRKIEQLAREQGQTQITIEVYDQARKKFS
- a CDS encoding PAS domain S-box protein, with translation MTYKDIPQRLLAYGVAVLAVAVALLFMLLLDPWFSMTRTPFLLFFGAVMVSAWHGGVGPGLLATALSALASNYFLLASGWMPDAHNSVHLMLFGAQGGLISFLCEALLASNRRSKQSLRRLRESEGRFNRLVEANIVGVITADTLGAITEANDAFLQMLGYSREDLLAGRLRWDNITPPEQHQQDQQLKAELLASGSSQVVEKEYIHKAGHRVPVLLGGALLEDGHQQNAICFVLDLTERKRLQAEHEQLLLREQSARTEVEVAQQQVSKILESMTDAFIALDLDWRVTYANREAARINNKPAADLIGLNQWEEWPATQASRFEEEYRRALTEGVSVHFEAFYEPMNLWLEVHAYPFESGLGIFFRDVSERKRTEEFLRESEERKRLALAASHMGEWEWDAATDQLWFSERVNAIFDLSPNEPLTFTRFLEVVHEDDRERVRSEVERVIAEDLDYDVQYRTVWRDGSIHWVAVKGRAFYNQHQQPICMLGIAQDITERKWVEASYAQLLEREQAARTEAEEAREQVSNILESITDGFIAFDRDWRFTYLNHEGARTLNHSPEELLGKNLWHELPELANTSFGQLYQRAVAEGIPLELEDYYPPFDAWFSVRAYPSQSGLALYFRNINERKQVQEALRISWERLDLVLQSSALGLWYCDLPFDKLVWNDKCKAHFGLSPDAEVDIDLFYELLHPEDREPTRQAIEQSIEQHQGYDIDYRTVAPDGQMRWIRAIGRTFYNAAGKPIRFDGITIDTTERKQSEEALRESEQHLRLALQTGRLGSWQVDFPSGKLTVSEQCKANFGLPADAEILNNSLFYALHPEDRPRLQAAVQQAVRQQTDYEGEYRNLWPDGSTHWILVRGRSLYNANGVPMRMLGVTMDITARKQAEQERAQLLEREQAARAEAEKANRVKDEFLATLSHELRTPLNGILGWSQMLRRGTLNTATTERALETIERNARAQVQLIDDLLDISRIIRGQLRLEMQPCELVPLISTSIDALRPGAEAKGIQVESLLDPTVGTVAGDANRLQQVLWNLLSNALKFTPGGGRVQVTLVRVGSQAEIRVSDTGKGINPEFLPYVFERFRQADSSITRAHGGLGLGLAIVRHLVELHGGSVAVESPGEGQGATFSVRLPLLLAKAAIEVPRDETPLSSRPVNNNSPDLEDLKILVVDDEADARELLIAVLQAAGAQVKAVSSASEALSVLPKFQPHVLVSDIGMPDEDGYRLIQRLRSLSAEQGGKIPAVALTAYAREQDRRQALSAGFQTHLSKPIDPADLVVVVASLAGRRRIGEPSN
- a CDS encoding tetratricopeptide repeat protein → MQFSPLIQRYEADLARRQLRGDRIGQAMVLYLLGQAYAEQQAWDEAIECYRTSQLLCQNLGDRQGEGLALHSLGVAYAKQGCWSEAGQSFEDSLAIQRELKDPDSEWLNLVNLGKVYLQQGLPAKAISCWQAALLLLPPDTLEHQQVSHWIAAVDSGNKS